The following proteins are co-located in the Amycolatopsis tolypomycina genome:
- a CDS encoding LytR/AlgR family response regulator transcription factor produces the protein MRFTVSAHDDTRKLVVLAVDDEPNGLDELVHCLRNSPHVAKVFPAIDASEALRLLSTDDPRLRERKDRGLPIVDAVFADIDMPGLSGMEMSRVFAALRPSPCLVFVTGHAEEAVNAFDLGALDYVLKPYQQDRLDRAISRVLDKLAAAAAPPPGAMGGEPVKNDDEVIPVELAGTTKLIPRSSVRWVEAQGDYARLFTTEGSHLVRIPLAQLEERWEKAGFVRIHRSFLVALPLITELRMGQGGYQVVIGNEEKVLPVSRRHTRALKDRLVGSGRNG, from the coding sequence ATGCGTTTCACTGTGAGTGCTCACGATGACACCCGGAAGCTCGTGGTCCTGGCCGTGGACGACGAGCCGAACGGTCTTGACGAACTCGTCCACTGCCTGCGCAACAGCCCGCACGTGGCGAAGGTGTTCCCGGCGATCGACGCCTCCGAGGCGCTGCGGTTGCTGTCCACCGACGACCCGCGGCTGCGCGAGCGCAAGGACCGCGGCCTGCCGATCGTCGACGCCGTCTTCGCGGACATCGACATGCCCGGCCTCTCCGGCATGGAGATGTCGCGGGTGTTCGCCGCGCTGCGGCCGTCGCCGTGCCTGGTGTTCGTCACCGGCCACGCCGAGGAGGCGGTCAACGCCTTCGACCTCGGCGCGCTCGACTACGTGCTCAAGCCGTACCAGCAGGACCGCCTCGACCGCGCGATCTCGCGCGTGCTGGACAAGCTGGCCGCCGCCGCGGCACCGCCGCCCGGGGCGATGGGCGGCGAGCCGGTCAAGAACGACGACGAGGTCATCCCGGTCGAGCTGGCCGGCACCACCAAACTCATCCCGCGCTCCTCGGTCCGCTGGGTCGAGGCGCAGGGCGACTACGCGCGGCTGTTCACCACCGAAGGCAGCCACCTCGTCCGCATCCCGCTGGCCCAGCTCGAAGAGCGCTGGGAAAAGGCCGGCTTCGTCCGGATCCACCGGTCGTTCCTGGTCGCGCTGCCGCTGATCACCGAGCTGCGGATGGGCCAGGGCGGCTACCAGGTCGTCATCGGCAACGAGGAGAAGGTGCTGCCGGTGAGCAGGCGGCACACCCGCGCGCTGAAGGACCGGCTGGTCGGTTCGGGCCGGAACGGCTGA
- a CDS encoding cation acetate symporter, with translation MQLNPWALTGIVLVAVVTPYLGHRSSRSATSTHDFLVARRTVRSRRNAAAISGEYLSAASFLGIAGIVLKDGADALWFPIGFTAGYLALMLFVAAPLRRSGAYTLPDFVEMRLGSQGLRRFSTAFVVFIGVLYMVPQLQGAGLTLATILPVPVWAGAVAVMVLVAFNVISGGMRAITVVQALQYWIKLFAISVPAFLLCMVFFTGGSPDGFRPLGSPAPPVFVNDTTVDVQTDVTLHVTTDTYLYAYGRTDNGPAAGPTHWTPLAPHTVSEGTKLKFMAGTPVPVVSDSVADNADWLHPGSGSLTDLLQTYSLMFATFLGTMGLPHVLVRFYTNPDGKAARRTTVHVLLLLGLFYLFPTLLGALSRMYVPELLVTGKTDAAILQLPSAILPGLGGQILGAVTAAGAFSAFLSSTSGLLVSVAGVVSTDVLPGRVRDFRVAAGLVALFPIALAVVLRPEDISLSIGLTFALAASTFSPLLVLGIWWRKLSWPGALAGMFVGGGLVLAALVVNVVSGYTGGWAPWFAGQPALITVPAAFVTTYLVSRVTGYGRPEHVHDIMLRLHAPDPLGFMRDRAVARFGQAEEKTRVPGRGRHRK, from the coding sequence GTGCAGCTGAACCCGTGGGCCTTGACCGGCATAGTGCTGGTCGCCGTGGTGACGCCCTACCTCGGTCACCGCTCCTCGCGGTCGGCGACGAGCACGCACGACTTCCTGGTCGCGCGGCGCACCGTGCGGTCCCGCCGCAACGCCGCCGCGATCTCCGGCGAGTACCTTTCCGCGGCGTCGTTCCTCGGCATCGCCGGCATCGTGCTCAAGGACGGCGCCGACGCGCTGTGGTTCCCGATCGGCTTCACCGCGGGCTACCTCGCGCTGATGCTCTTCGTGGCGGCGCCGCTGCGCCGCTCCGGCGCGTACACGCTGCCGGACTTCGTCGAAATGCGGCTCGGTTCGCAGGGGCTGCGCCGCTTCTCCACGGCGTTCGTCGTGTTCATCGGCGTCCTCTACATGGTCCCGCAGCTGCAGGGCGCGGGGTTGACGCTGGCGACGATCCTCCCGGTGCCGGTGTGGGCGGGCGCCGTCGCGGTCATGGTCCTGGTGGCCTTCAACGTGATCTCCGGCGGCATGCGGGCGATCACCGTGGTGCAGGCGCTCCAGTACTGGATCAAGCTGTTCGCGATCTCGGTGCCCGCGTTCCTGCTGTGCATGGTCTTCTTCACCGGCGGCAGCCCGGACGGGTTCCGGCCGCTCGGTTCGCCCGCACCGCCGGTGTTCGTCAACGACACCACGGTGGACGTGCAGACCGACGTCACCCTGCACGTCACCACGGACACCTACCTCTACGCCTACGGCCGCACCGACAACGGCCCGGCGGCCGGTCCGACGCACTGGACGCCGCTGGCGCCGCACACCGTTTCCGAAGGCACGAAGCTGAAGTTCATGGCGGGCACGCCGGTGCCGGTGGTCAGCGACTCGGTCGCGGACAACGCCGACTGGCTGCACCCGGGCTCGGGCAGCCTCACCGACCTGCTGCAGACGTACTCGCTGATGTTCGCGACGTTCCTCGGCACGATGGGCCTGCCCCACGTGCTGGTCCGCTTCTACACCAACCCCGACGGCAAGGCCGCCCGCCGCACCACCGTGCACGTCCTGCTGCTGCTCGGCCTCTTCTACCTCTTCCCGACGCTGCTGGGCGCGCTCTCCCGGATGTACGTCCCCGAGCTGCTGGTGACCGGCAAGACGGACGCGGCGATCCTGCAGCTGCCGTCGGCGATCCTGCCGGGGCTCGGCGGCCAGATCCTCGGCGCGGTGACCGCGGCCGGCGCGTTCTCCGCGTTCCTGTCCAGCACGTCCGGGCTGCTGGTGAGCGTCGCCGGGGTGGTCTCGACCGACGTCCTGCCCGGCCGGGTGCGGGACTTCCGCGTGGCCGCCGGGCTGGTCGCGCTGTTCCCGATCGCGCTGGCGGTCGTCCTGCGGCCGGAGGACATCTCGCTGTCGATCGGGCTGACGTTCGCGCTCGCCGCGTCGACGTTCAGCCCGCTGCTGGTGCTGGGCATCTGGTGGCGCAAGCTGTCCTGGCCGGGCGCGCTGGCCGGGATGTTCGTCGGCGGCGGCCTGGTGCTGGCCGCGCTGGTGGTCAACGTCGTGAGCGGCTACACCGGCGGCTGGGCGCCGTGGTTCGCCGGCCAGCCCGCGCTGATCACCGTCCCGGCCGCCTTCGTGACGACGTACCTGGTCAGCCGCGTCACCGGCTACGGCCGCCCGGAGCACGTCCACGACATCATGCTGCGCCTGCACGCCCCCGACCCGCTCGGCTTCATGCGCGACCGGGCCGTCGCCCGGTTCGGCCAGGCCGAGGAGAAGACCCGAGTCCCCGGCCGCGGCCGCCACCGCAAGTAA
- a CDS encoding rhodanese-like domain-containing protein, which yields MGIVVSPAELPTAEVRDLPKDGLVLLDVREDDEWAAGHAPGAVHIPMGELPARVGELADLPDDQPIHVICRSGGRSARAAAWLNQSGWDAVNVAGGMGAWQREGRPMVGEHPGIEPEVI from the coding sequence ATGGGAATCGTGGTGAGCCCTGCTGAACTGCCGACCGCCGAGGTCCGCGATCTGCCCAAGGACGGCCTCGTGCTGCTCGACGTCCGCGAAGACGACGAGTGGGCCGCCGGGCACGCGCCCGGCGCCGTGCACATCCCGATGGGGGAGCTGCCCGCCCGCGTCGGCGAGCTGGCCGACCTGCCCGACGACCAGCCCATCCACGTGATCTGCCGCAGCGGCGGCCGGTCCGCGCGGGCGGCAGCGTGGCTCAACCAGAGCGGCTGGGACGCGGTGAACGTGGCCGGCGGCATGGGCGCGTGGCAGCGCGAAGGCCGTCCGATGGTCGGCGAGCACCCCGGCATCGAACCCGAAGTGATCTAG
- a CDS encoding DUF4328 domain-containing protein: MHPGQPPAGQPYPPGYWPRQAPPPTAQQLQGRTLAAQPEPYPFHRRPVHRPKLRWVATPPPGAWPRRRVSPPEPYLGPPSYPVPPRWGFPNLVWRRPTSVPGTASDELRPIDRVPVLGRSVVAVLFGFAVLALTAAGAEIWRYVLLAQGRESALSRSVVAFSDGFVLAAGLLASILALLPAGLSLWWLLVARQAAADLSGDAPPRPVWQVLVGVLVPVANLPLALSVVGELEHAVLGRSRDARPKPSRQVLVWWGAWLLNWILLGVSIGWRFRDDVQSMADSVLLVALTDLSAAALAVLTALVVQRFTALLVPSDALDVREMRVLKVQGAPEPELRASRPAGAAR, encoded by the coding sequence TTGCACCCGGGTCAGCCTCCTGCCGGGCAGCCGTACCCGCCCGGGTACTGGCCGCGCCAGGCGCCGCCCCCGACGGCGCAGCAGTTGCAGGGCCGGACGCTGGCCGCCCAGCCGGAGCCGTACCCCTTCCACCGGCGCCCGGTGCACCGGCCGAAGCTGCGCTGGGTGGCCACTCCGCCGCCCGGCGCGTGGCCACGCCGCCGTGTCTCGCCGCCCGAGCCGTACCTCGGCCCGCCGTCGTACCCGGTGCCGCCGCGCTGGGGTTTCCCGAACCTGGTCTGGCGGCGCCCGACGTCGGTGCCGGGCACGGCCTCCGACGAGCTCCGCCCGATCGACCGGGTGCCGGTGCTCGGCCGCAGCGTGGTCGCCGTCCTCTTCGGCTTCGCCGTGCTCGCCCTCACCGCCGCCGGCGCCGAGATCTGGCGCTACGTGCTGCTGGCACAGGGCCGCGAATCCGCGCTGTCCCGTTCGGTGGTGGCGTTCTCCGACGGCTTCGTGCTCGCCGCGGGCCTGCTCGCGTCGATCCTCGCGCTGCTGCCCGCCGGGCTGTCGCTCTGGTGGCTGCTGGTCGCGCGCCAGGCGGCGGCGGACCTGTCGGGTGACGCCCCGCCGCGGCCGGTGTGGCAGGTCCTCGTCGGCGTTCTCGTGCCGGTGGCGAACCTGCCACTGGCCCTGTCGGTCGTCGGCGAGCTGGAGCACGCCGTGCTGGGCCGCTCGCGTGACGCCCGGCCGAAGCCGTCGCGCCAGGTGCTCGTGTGGTGGGGCGCCTGGCTGCTGAACTGGATCCTGCTCGGCGTCTCGATCGGCTGGCGGTTCCGCGACGACGTGCAGTCGATGGCCGACAGCGTCCTCCTCGTCGCGCTGACCGACCTTTCCGCGGCCGCGCTCGCCGTGCTGACGGCCCTGGTGGTGCAGCGGTTCACCGCGCTGCTGGTGCCGTCGGACGCGCTGGACGTGCGCGAGATGCGCGTGCTGAAGGTGCAGGGCGCGCCCGAGCCGGAGCTGCGGGCTTCGCGGCCGGCCGGCGCCGCTCGCTAG
- a CDS encoding TetR/AcrR family transcriptional regulator, which produces MSEGLRAQKKHETRKNISDVATRLFIRNGFEDVTIADIAAEARVAKMTVTNHFPRKEDLVFDIREDFVSWPTALIRDSVFHDTRELYFEALGAEHALVGFSGPGFVRMIKESPVLTNALHELHREREAALTHLLVRRHPEEDLGPTLAAAHLATVLRVLFQEVFDRTLEDEKAIVEELWPLAEQAFDQLEPVYGRY; this is translated from the coding sequence ATGAGCGAGGGACTTCGAGCCCAGAAGAAGCACGAGACCAGGAAAAACATCTCCGACGTCGCCACGCGGCTGTTCATCCGCAACGGCTTCGAGGACGTGACGATCGCGGACATCGCCGCCGAGGCGCGGGTCGCCAAGATGACCGTGACGAACCACTTCCCGCGCAAGGAAGACCTGGTCTTCGACATCCGCGAGGACTTCGTCTCCTGGCCCACGGCCCTCATCCGCGACAGCGTCTTCCACGACACGCGCGAGCTGTACTTCGAAGCGCTCGGCGCCGAGCACGCGCTGGTCGGCTTCTCGGGCCCCGGCTTCGTGCGGATGATCAAGGAAAGCCCGGTCCTGACGAACGCGCTGCACGAGCTGCACCGCGAGCGCGAAGCGGCGCTCACCCACCTCCTGGTCCGCCGCCACCCCGAAGAAGACCTGGGGCCGACGCTCGCCGCCGCGCACCTCGCCACGGTCCTGCGGGTGCTCTTCCAGGAGGTCTTCGACCGGACCCTGGAGGACGAAAAGGCGATCGTCGAGGAGCTGTGGCCCCTCGCGGAACAGGCCTTCGACCAGCTCGAACCGGTCTACGGCCGCTACTAG
- a CDS encoding DHA2 family efflux MFS transporter permease subunit: protein MTTAVRPDAALWRLGGVLIMGAVLSILDATIVTVGIDAIARDLASPLTTVQWVASAYLLAASAAIPLSGWLTDRFGGRAVWLTAVAIFTAGTLLCGFAWSAPALVAFRVLHGLGGGLMQPVGQAVFAQAAGPALGRMIGVITLPATVAPVLGPMLGGALVADLGWRWMFFGIVPLGVATFLFARRLLPAPRPSGVREPLDVRGIALLSPGLAALVYGLAEGVLVVWVAGAALLLAYGVHASRVPSPVLDLGLFRTRGFAVASASTFLLGASLYSSMLLLPLYYQQVEHASPLRAGLLLAPQALGSAAVLLASGRLLARFGARRMLLAGIALSLLGTIAFTQLGSAPGGVLLTLSLLVRGAGLGAATAPGMTTLYGSLERSRIPRAASAFNVVNRIGGALGTALLAAILHASLTAAVPAPAAFGTTFAWALALSALTLIPAFFFPARSIR from the coding sequence ATGACAACGGCAGTGCGGCCCGATGCGGCGCTGTGGCGGCTCGGCGGGGTGCTGATCATGGGCGCGGTGCTGTCGATCCTCGACGCGACGATCGTGACCGTCGGGATCGACGCGATCGCCCGTGACCTGGCCAGCCCGCTGACCACGGTGCAGTGGGTGGCGAGCGCGTACCTGCTCGCGGCCTCGGCCGCCATCCCGCTGTCGGGCTGGCTGACCGACCGGTTCGGCGGCCGCGCGGTCTGGCTGACGGCGGTGGCGATCTTCACCGCGGGCACGCTGCTGTGCGGTTTCGCGTGGTCCGCGCCTGCCCTGGTGGCCTTCCGGGTGCTCCACGGGCTGGGCGGCGGGCTGATGCAGCCGGTGGGGCAGGCGGTGTTCGCACAGGCGGCGGGCCCGGCACTGGGCCGGATGATCGGGGTGATCACCCTGCCGGCCACGGTGGCCCCGGTGCTGGGCCCGATGCTCGGCGGCGCGCTGGTGGCCGACCTGGGGTGGCGCTGGATGTTCTTCGGGATCGTCCCGCTCGGCGTGGCGACGTTCCTCTTCGCGCGCCGGCTCCTCCCGGCTCCGCGGCCGTCCGGCGTCCGTGAACCCTTGGACGTCCGCGGCATCGCCTTGCTCTCGCCGGGGCTCGCCGCGCTCGTGTACGGCCTGGCCGAGGGCGTGCTCGTCGTCTGGGTGGCCGGGGCCGCGCTGCTGCTGGCGTACGGCGTCCACGCTTCCCGCGTGCCGTCGCCGGTGCTCGACCTGGGGCTGTTCCGCACCAGGGGGTTCGCGGTCGCCAGTGCGAGCACGTTCTTGCTGGGGGCGTCGCTGTACAGCTCGATGCTGCTGCTTCCGCTGTACTACCAGCAGGTGGAGCACGCGAGCCCGCTGCGGGCCGGTCTGCTGCTGGCGCCCCAGGCACTCGGCTCGGCAGCGGTCCTGCTGGCGAGCGGCCGGCTCCTGGCCCGCTTCGGCGCCCGGCGGATGCTGCTGGCCGGCATCGCCTTGTCCCTGCTGGGCACGATCGCGTTCACCCAGCTCGGTTCGGCACCCGGCGGCGTCCTGCTGACGCTGTCCCTCCTCGTCCGCGGCGCCGGCCTGGGCGCGGCGACGGCCCCGGGCATGACCACGCTGTACGGCTCCCTGGAGCGGTCCCGCATCCCCCGCGCGGCGAGCGCGTTCAACGTGGTCAACCGCATCGGCGGCGCGTTGGGCACGGCCCTGCTGGCCGCGATCCTCCACGCCTCGCTCACGGCGGCCGTCCCGGCCCCGGCGGCGTTCGGCACCACGTTCGCCTGGGCACTGGCGCTGTCGGCGCTGACCCTCATCCCCGCATTTTTCTTCCCCGCAAGGAGCATCCGGTGA
- the mca gene encoding mycothiol conjugate amidase Mca yields MTFRLLSVHAHPDDESSKGAATLARYAAEGVDVLVATCTGGERGDVLNPALDTAETWADLPAIRRREMAAAAEILGVRQRFLGLVDSGIPGPGEPLPEGCFAALPLPEAAAPLVALIREFRPHVVITYDETGGYPHPDHIRTHEVTLEAFTAAADPTRYPGCGSPWRPQKLYYQATLSRAWFQAIHEATLAAGQESSMTEVLAELPPDKLPITTRVRCEAYFATRDRALLAHATQVDPAHPFFAHSREIERQVWPHEDYHLAHPTPTTPEADLFTGVTP; encoded by the coding sequence GTGACTTTCCGCCTGTTGAGCGTCCACGCCCACCCCGACGACGAGTCCAGCAAGGGAGCGGCCACCCTGGCCCGCTACGCGGCCGAAGGCGTCGACGTCCTGGTGGCCACCTGCACCGGCGGCGAACGCGGCGACGTCCTGAACCCCGCCCTCGACACGGCCGAGACGTGGGCAGACCTCCCAGCGATCCGCCGCCGCGAGATGGCGGCGGCGGCCGAGATCCTGGGCGTCCGCCAGCGCTTCCTCGGCCTGGTCGACTCCGGCATCCCCGGCCCCGGCGAGCCGTTGCCCGAAGGCTGTTTCGCGGCCCTGCCCCTCCCCGAGGCGGCGGCCCCGCTGGTGGCCCTGATCCGCGAGTTCCGCCCGCACGTGGTGATCACGTACGACGAAACGGGCGGCTACCCGCACCCGGACCACATCCGCACCCATGAGGTGACGCTCGAAGCGTTCACGGCGGCAGCCGACCCCACCCGCTACCCCGGCTGTGGCTCGCCGTGGCGTCCCCAAAAGCTGTACTACCAGGCCACCTTGAGCCGAGCCTGGTTCCAGGCCATCCACGAAGCCACCCTGGCGGCCGGCCAGGAGTCGTCAATGACCGAAGTCCTGGCCGAACTCCCACCCGACAAGCTCCCGATCACCACCAGAGTCCGCTGCGAGGCCTACTTCGCCACCCGCGACCGAGCCCTCCTGGCCCACGCCACCCAGGTAGACCCGGCCCACCCGTTTTTCGCCCATTCCCGCGAAATCGAGCGCCAGGTCTGGCCCCACGAGGACTACCACCTGGCCCACCCCACCCCAACCACCCCCGAAGCCGACCTCTTCACCGGAGTAACCCCATGA
- a CDS encoding cytochrome P450: MFDPRDPLFLEDPYPAFAALRARGDVHFHEGLGIAVAVSHAASSAVLRHRGLGRIWQDAQPLERFASFNLLHRNSLLENEPPAHTRLRRLIAGAFGRGHVQRLRPMVATLAARMVDDLAAAIAADGSADLLEHLAQPLPVAVIAELLGVPVTDGPRMVELSNAIVKMYEYGVSSEGRDAAERASAEFVSYVRSVAAARAEAPGDDIISDLLRSELTPDELVATAVLLLMAGHEATVNVLGNGITALLTHRDQWERLLASPALLDSCVEELIRFDAPLQLFERTATEDVSICGYVVPRGEKIGALLGAAARDPEVFDEPDRLDIGRTPNAHLGFGLGIHYCVGAPLARVEIAAALSALAEKLPGLRLVEVPPRRPEFVIRGLRELRVTA; encoded by the coding sequence GTGTTCGACCCCCGCGATCCTCTGTTCCTGGAAGACCCGTACCCGGCGTTCGCCGCCCTGCGCGCACGAGGCGATGTCCATTTCCACGAAGGGCTCGGCATCGCCGTCGCGGTGTCGCACGCGGCGTCGTCGGCGGTGCTGCGGCACCGCGGCCTGGGCCGAATCTGGCAGGACGCCCAGCCGCTCGAGCGGTTCGCCTCGTTCAACCTGCTGCACCGCAACTCGCTCCTGGAGAACGAGCCGCCGGCCCACACGCGGCTCCGCCGCCTGATCGCGGGCGCCTTCGGCCGCGGCCACGTGCAACGGCTGCGTCCGATGGTCGCGACGCTCGCCGCCCGCATGGTCGACGACCTGGCGGCGGCCATCGCCGCGGACGGAAGTGCCGACCTGCTCGAGCACCTCGCCCAGCCGCTGCCGGTCGCGGTGATCGCCGAGCTGCTGGGCGTCCCCGTGACGGACGGGCCGCGCATGGTCGAGCTGTCCAACGCGATCGTGAAGATGTACGAGTACGGAGTTTCGTCCGAGGGACGCGACGCGGCCGAGCGGGCGTCCGCCGAGTTCGTCTCGTACGTCCGCTCGGTCGCCGCGGCCCGCGCCGAGGCACCGGGCGACGACATCATCAGCGACCTGTTGCGCAGCGAGCTGACGCCCGACGAGCTGGTGGCCACCGCGGTGTTGCTCCTGATGGCCGGCCACGAGGCGACTGTCAACGTGCTCGGCAACGGCATCACGGCCCTGCTCACGCACCGCGATCAGTGGGAGCGTCTGCTGGCCTCACCTGCCCTTCTGGATTCGTGTGTCGAGGAGCTGATCCGCTTCGACGCGCCCCTGCAGCTGTTCGAGCGAACGGCGACCGAGGACGTGTCGATCTGCGGGTATGTCGTCCCGCGTGGCGAGAAGATCGGCGCACTGCTGGGCGCCGCGGCACGGGACCCGGAGGTGTTCGACGAGCCGGACCGCCTGGACATCGGGCGGACGCCGAACGCCCACCTCGGGTTCGGGCTCGGGATTCACTACTGCGTGGGTGCTCCTCTCGCGCGGGTGGAGATCGCCGCCGCGTTGAGTGCGCTGGCGGAGAAGCTGCCGGGGTTGCGGTTGGTGGAGGTGCCGCCGCGACGGCCGGAGTTCGTGATTCGGGGGTTGCGGGAGCTGCGGGTCACCGCGTGA
- a CDS encoding DUF5926 family protein, translating into MGKGARKKGPKQASDRKPKVRDVFVGQPFEGLAAEPELIALREFVPSATAQLTLADGGDVTLGTVLPMAAAAFVRSDGRRYLGLQVQTRSSDISRDLGRSLKWLLDAKEGDVLGVPDTTTPPSADEHARLQDLLTPGAELDVTLHTDFGWWLPEDADATGDVAVSLERANAAIMPTERLGSGAYWVLAGEKAHLRWVRPEPENLLLQALARLSAAGELGLGEGSRYAGSFRAHGLLVPVWDLDPEAHAREWADAKDALGARLETALKSLDDEPLNATERRARDGLIGRQLTLR; encoded by the coding sequence GTGGGCAAGGGCGCGCGCAAGAAGGGTCCCAAGCAGGCGTCGGACCGCAAGCCGAAGGTGCGCGACGTCTTCGTCGGCCAGCCGTTCGAAGGGCTGGCGGCGGAGCCCGAGCTGATCGCGCTGCGCGAGTTCGTGCCGTCCGCGACGGCTCAGCTCACCCTCGCCGACGGCGGTGACGTCACCCTCGGCACCGTGCTGCCGATGGCGGCGGCCGCGTTCGTCCGCTCCGACGGCCGGCGGTACCTCGGGCTGCAGGTGCAGACGCGCTCGTCCGACATCAGCCGTGACCTCGGCCGGTCGCTGAAGTGGCTGCTGGACGCCAAGGAGGGCGACGTCCTCGGCGTGCCGGACACCACCACGCCGCCGTCCGCCGACGAGCACGCGCGGCTCCAGGACCTTTTGACCCCCGGTGCCGAGCTCGACGTCACGCTGCACACCGACTTCGGCTGGTGGCTGCCCGAGGACGCCGACGCGACCGGTGACGTCGCCGTCTCGCTCGAGCGCGCGAACGCCGCGATCATGCCCACCGAACGGCTCGGCTCGGGTGCCTACTGGGTCCTCGCCGGCGAGAAGGCGCACCTGCGCTGGGTCCGTCCGGAGCCGGAAAACCTGCTGCTCCAGGCCCTGGCCCGGCTGTCCGCGGCCGGCGAGCTGGGCCTCGGCGAAGGCTCGCGCTACGCGGGCTCGTTCCGGGCGCACGGCCTGCTCGTCCCGGTCTGGGACCTCGACCCCGAAGCCCACGCCCGCGAGTGGGCCGACGCGAAGGACGCCCTCGGCGCCCGGCTCGAGACGGCGTTGAAGTCGCTCGACGACGAGCCGCTGAACGCGACCGAGCGCCGGGCGCGGGACGGCCTCATCGGACGGCAGCTGACCCTGCGCTGA
- a CDS encoding DUF952 domain-containing protein, which yields MILHICGAAEWAEVGEGGEYRPSSLGEVGFIHCSDFGTAHLPADLLFRGRTDLVLLEIDPAKVGAPVRWEDGEPPHPAGIWFPHVYGPIPRAAVVGVHEFRESEGGGFRLPDSLARR from the coding sequence GTGATACTCCACATCTGCGGGGCGGCCGAGTGGGCCGAAGTGGGCGAGGGCGGCGAGTACCGGCCGTCTTCACTGGGGGAAGTCGGGTTCATCCACTGTTCCGACTTCGGCACGGCGCACCTGCCGGCCGACCTTCTTTTCCGGGGACGCACCGACCTCGTGCTGCTCGAAATCGACCCGGCGAAGGTCGGGGCACCGGTCCGCTGGGAGGACGGCGAGCCGCCGCATCCGGCCGGGATCTGGTTCCCGCACGTCTACGGCCCGATACCGCGGGCGGCGGTCGTCGGCGTGCACGAGTTCCGCGAATCCGAGGGCGGCGGTTTCCGGCTGCCCGACTCGCTCGCCCGCCGCTGA
- a CDS encoding SigE family RNA polymerase sigma factor, which yields MPGDFVDFGEFVQATLPGLLRYGHALTGNPHDAADLVQTVLEKMGSRWSYVHEKTGDPLAYVRRSMANAHVSRWRRTRRENLVADLPDTSPHVPADPFEHEPLWRALRTLPPRQRAVMVLRYYEGLSEAEIARALGITQGTVKSQASKAIASLRTRLKSADGESEGSGAG from the coding sequence TTGCCTGGCGATTTCGTCGACTTCGGCGAGTTCGTGCAGGCCACCTTGCCCGGCTTGCTGCGCTACGGCCACGCGCTCACCGGCAACCCGCACGACGCCGCCGACCTGGTGCAGACCGTGCTGGAAAAGATGGGTTCGCGCTGGTCGTACGTCCACGAAAAGACGGGCGACCCGCTGGCCTACGTCCGCCGGTCGATGGCGAACGCGCACGTGAGCCGCTGGCGGCGGACGCGGCGGGAGAACCTCGTCGCCGACCTGCCGGACACCAGCCCGCACGTTCCGGCCGACCCGTTCGAGCACGAGCCGCTGTGGCGTGCGTTACGAACGCTGCCGCCGAGACAACGGGCCGTCATGGTGCTGCGTTACTACGAAGGTCTCTCCGAAGCGGAGATCGCCCGGGCCCTCGGGATCACCCAGGGCACGGTCAAGAGCCAGGCCAGCAAGGCGATCGCGTCCCTGCGGACGCGACTGAAGTCGGCTGACGGCGAAAGCGAAGGGAGTGGTGCGGGTTGA
- a CDS encoding ferritin: MALTKKKEPRSKFYELLQAQIHNEFNASQQYIALAVWFDAEDLPQLAKHFYKQSVEERNHAMALVQYMLDRDHHVEIPGTGEVRNDFSGVTELIELALEQEKEVATDISAMAKAARAEEDYIGEQFTQWFLKEQVEEISQMNTLLNVVKRANGNLFEVENHLYRESVGDGGTDSQMPPVAGGAL, translated from the coding sequence ATGGCCCTCACCAAGAAGAAAGAACCGCGCTCCAAGTTCTACGAACTGCTGCAGGCGCAGATCCACAACGAGTTCAACGCGTCCCAGCAGTACATCGCGCTCGCGGTGTGGTTCGACGCCGAGGACCTCCCGCAGCTGGCGAAGCACTTCTACAAGCAGTCGGTCGAAGAGCGCAACCACGCGATGGCGCTCGTGCAGTACATGCTCGACCGCGACCACCACGTCGAGATCCCCGGCACCGGGGAGGTGCGCAACGACTTCTCCGGCGTCACCGAGCTCATCGAGCTCGCGCTCGAGCAGGAGAAGGAGGTCGCCACCGACATCTCCGCGATGGCGAAGGCCGCGCGGGCCGAAGAGGACTACATCGGCGAGCAGTTCACGCAGTGGTTCCTCAAGGAGCAGGTCGAAGAGATCTCGCAGATGAACACGCTGCTGAACGTCGTCAAGCGCGCGAACGGCAACCTGTTCGAGGTCGAGAACCACCTGTACCGCGAGTCCGTCGGCGACGGCGGCACCGACTCGCAGATGCCCCCGGTGGCCGGCGGCGCGCTCTGA